The Tripterygium wilfordii isolate XIE 37 chromosome 18, ASM1340144v1, whole genome shotgun sequence nucleotide sequence TGGTTTCGTTTTTCATGTTTATTTAAATGTCATACTGTTTTCAGGAGCAACTGGAATTGTTGATTACACCAACTATGATGACATGAAGTATGCTGTAAGTTCATGATAAACTTCCTTAATGATTTCGATGTATTTGTGGTTTTTTCTTCCTACTAATTTCTTTACTTTGGCTACTGGCACAGATTCGGAAACTAGATGACACTGAATTTCGGAATCCTTTTACAAGGGCTTATATTCGGGTATTTTTTTTGCTGTTACGTTGAAAAGCCATACTGATTTTAACTCAACTTCTGTTTTGATTATTCGGTTTTATGATTATTAGTTGAAGACTCGAGGACAATTGAAATTAGAATGaattctttattatttgtttccAAGTTGCCTTTGGTTGGATTTTTCTGAGGgtatttgtttttttggttaataATTAAGGATTGTGCCATAAAGCACAAATCTCTTGCCATGTAGCAAATAATTGATATATTTGTGGGTGGTCCATAGTTTATGTTCCTTCTATATTTGGCAGGTGAAGCGTTATGAAGGCAGTCCGCATGGGGGTCATAGTAGGAGTCGCAGTAGAAGTCATAGCAGGAGTCCAAGAAGGAAGCGGAGGTATAGCTCTTTATCATGCTGGATCCTCCTtgcattttcatctttgtcattATTGTTATCATTGTTGTTGTTACTTGCAATTTTCTGAAGCTGAAGTTGCTTCTTGGTGCAGCAAATCCGTGGAACGGGGTTTATCCAAATCTAGTCTTAAATCTAGATCTGCATCAAGATCTAGGTCATTATCGCCTGCCTGAGCATCCAGGTATTTGGAGTTCAATTTGGACTTTGACAAAGTGTACTATGGATTATACGTGTTCATTATCAATGCTCATTTCTttgcttttttaaaaattatgcagTATCGAATTTGAAGTGACATCACAATTTTGTTGTCAAATATGCCGACGAGATGCTTGCTTCCCATCAATGTTCTAATTTCAGTTTTATATCTTTTACAGGTTTACTGAGGCAATGTTTAGCATCTCACCTTCATATTCTTAGCTAAATTCTCAACATCTGTAGAAGATTTTCTTAGAAGCAGTGGACTTCACTCGGGTAAAATGCTGTTGAGCAGACCCAATTGAAACTTGAAGCTACTATGTTTTCGACACTGATAAAATCGATGGCACTTGAGAGCATTGTTTGTTATTATGTTCTTAATCTCATTTCGGTGAGCCGTAGACTATCATTTTGGTGAAGTTGCCGTCGAGTACATGCTTGCTTATATGAAACTTTCTTCTCGTTGTAATCTATGGTCATATAGGTTCAGCCATTGTAGTTGTTCGGAATCCACAAACCATTTCGACTGGCAGTCAGAATTTCTTCCGAGTATGTCCTTGAATTCATTTGAGACGTGAGCAAAACTCAGATTGGAGAAGATAATGGTCAATGGGTTCCCTTATTGGAACCATGTTGGTAAAGCCACAAACTTTGGCATGGTGaaaattctttattttcttatggAAGTTTGTTCTATGAATTTCAAAAATGAAATAAGCATCAAGGAATGAAATAAGCATCAGGGAATGAGCCTATGTAattcccttttttattttcttttcattcattTAAAACAAAGAAGCCTCTTACTTGGTGAATAGAACCCCCAAAAATGCCATGAAAGCcgaaattttttattacaatcaCATGTATGTAATTAACAGCGGCTTAACTCGTGTAGGCGGGTTATGACTTATGGGCTGGCATTTCGAAATGGGCCTCTAAAATAAACGGAGCCCATTGGAAACTTCTTTTAAAACCTCTGACTCGCATCCCTCGCAAGTCTGAAACCCTAGAATTGCCTTTAGCAGAGCGGCTGGGTACTCTTCAGCATCTACTCCCGAGGTGAGAATGAAGATCTTCCTTCGCTGTTTCGTCTCTTGTTTCTTCGAGAATCGTTGATTTTGTCATTCACTCTTCGTATGAATAGTTGACGTCTTTCGCTAGTTTTGTTCTTAATTGTAGTGTATAATTTCCTCTCATATACTTTACGAATCAGGCATCGCTGTCTTTAGATATTGAAATCCATTCCGTTAGATTttgtggttttgttttgttaattCTGTGAATGATCCAATTCGTTTAAGAGatcttaaccttttttttttgtttatttcgtATTTGCTTATTTTTGTGATGTAGTTAGAACGATGTCAACTTCGGAGGCCGCTTGCACTTATGCCGCTCTCATACTCTTTGATGATCGCATTCCTATCACTGTATCCTTCTCTTAGGCCGTATACACTTGATTTTCATTTATGGTTCTTAGTTATGTTGAACACATCTTCATATATACATCTGGTTATATTCAAGTCTTTGCAATCCTTGTTGTTATGTTTATAGTTATTTTCTGAATTGAAGTATAATGTGCTAGCTCTCTGTTTCCAGAGTTTTCTGTTTTTGctgattattttatatttagttTATAACTTTGTATAAGCATGTATGAATTGTGAACATATTCTTGTGCACGTACAGAAAGTAAACACAAGATTTGAAGGAGATTTCTGCATCATATATTGATATTTCTTTTGAGTGATAATATTTTATGAATATGttaagaaatttatcaaagttaGCCATTGTCTTGGATGTGAAGAGTTTTTCTTgtattcatatttttgtgtttctggACACATGTTTCTCTCCTTAATTATTCATGCATAGGCTGAGAAGATCTCAACATTGGTTAAAGCTGCTGGTGTGAATGTTGAATCATATTGGCCAAGTTTGTTTGCAAAGCTTGCTGAGAAGTGCAACCTGGAGGATCTCATTATGAATGTAGGAGCTGGTGGTGGTGCAGTGGCAGTTGCAGCTGCCACACCTGCCGCTGGTGGTGCTCCAGCTGCTGCAGCTCCTGCTgctgaggagaagaagaaggtaaCGAGTTCCGTTGCCTTGTTGAATGTTGAAAGGTGAAATTAAGATTTTAATGTTCTGAAATGTCTAAATGGTTTCTTGGTTCTGTAATGTTGTAGGAGGAACCTGCGGAGGAGAGTGATGATGATATGGGATTCAGCCTGTTCGATTAGAGGATCTCATTTCATTTTACTTTGGTCCGACGTCTCTTTACTTTAGTAGTTTCCCATCACATCTTTTTGGTAGTTGTTAAGTGACTTGATATTAGCATTCGTGAACTAAAGGTTATGACATGTTTTTGCACAATGTGGATTGCTACCTGATACATATGTATTTCAGGTGCCgttgaagttttttttaaatagtaaTTATGGTTTGAAACTTTGAATTGGTTGTGTGGTCTCCGAAGATGATCTGTTTCGTTGCAATCGCAAGATTTTGTTGGCTTGGCATAGTTTTGTTTGATGTTGGTATAAGATGCTTCTGGTTTTGCAAGGTTTTAGATCAATGGACTGTTACGAGTTAACCACTCCTATGCATGggattttttaaatatttcgaCTGACCATTCAAAGCCGTATAGAATTAATAAGATTATGGTGCGAGAATGTTTAGGCTTGTGATTGTTAAGATGGATGTGGTTACTCTGTATTTGCTTCTGATACCCTTGGTTGATCTTAGATTATGCATTTAATGGCAATTATTTTGGTATGATTATGCTTGGGATCATGGAAGATTGAATTTTTACTTGCTTTGTACAGAATACGTTTTCAGTTGTCTGATGAATCTTAAGGTTAATTTAGCCCCAGAAGATAATTGGTGACCATTGTGGTGGGGATAAACTACGCACCCAGAAAGTCGACTGCAAATGGCATGTTAAAATGCTGTGTTGTCTCTGCCTTTTGCCATATCGTAGCTGGAGAAAATCCAGAGGAAAAACTGTAGGAAACAAAACGAAGAACAAGTAATACTGTGTGCCCGTTGATCTGATTTACCTAAATGCGCAACCAACGCCTCGATGTCATCAAACaaaaagcacaaaatatttTTGCATTAGAATGATCAGAGCAAAACCGCGTCGGAAGGGGCAACTGTTGCCGGTGTTCTCCGTTTGCGAGCTTCGAGCCTTCGAGTGAGCCAAACTGAAATCAACTATCTCCACGGGTAGGAATCGCGACATACAACTCCATGAATTGACAACGATCTCATCGCGAAAACGAGCTGCAACTAGAACAATGACCAAGAAGCTCTCCCACACCAAACTCCCCATGGAGCTCGACCTTGACTCTTTTCTCGACTCACTCTCCGATGAAGAGTCCATCTCATTCCCTTACCGCACCATCGATGAAATACTGAACGAGTCCGATTCCTCTACCTCTCCCCCATCCCCACCGTCCATTCACCTTTCCCGGTCATCAGATCTCCATCACGCACAAAACGACGCT carries:
- the LOC119983621 gene encoding 60S acidic ribosomal protein P1-like; its protein translation is MSTSEAACTYAALILFDDRIPITAEKISTLVKAAGVNVESYWPSLFAKLAEKCNLEDLIMNVGAGGGAVAVAAATPAAGGAPAAAAPAAEEKKKEEPAEESDDDMGFSLFD